AGCCGGCTCGTGATCTTCTGGAACTTCTTGGAGCCGGCGTCGGTGAAGTCCATCTGCACGATCCACTGACCGGACTGCTGGTCGATCGTGGCCTTGGCGTCGTCGACGTCCTTGCCGTTGACCTCGGCCGGGCCCAGCAGGTACTTCTCCCACACGCCTTCGGAGTTCTTGCCACAGCCGACAGTCGGATCGGACGGCTTGACGTTCTCGCCGGCCGCGACGCGGGCCGTCTTCTTCGTGCAGTCGAGAGCCAGGAACTGCTTCTGCAACTTCTCGGTGCCCGCCGCGTCACCGGAGGGGTTCGGCTTCGGCGGCTCGGAAGTCTTGGGCTTGCCGGAGGCCGAGGGGTTCGGCGTCGGAGTCGCGGCCTTCAGGGCGTCGGTCACCGCGCGGCCCTGCGTGGTCGCAGTGGCCGAGGGCTTGGCGGATGACGGCGGGTTGACCGTCTCCTTGTTGCCCGTGGCCTTGTCCTTGCCGTCCTTCGCCTTGCCGGACGGCGAGGCGCTCGGGGTGGGCTGCGGAGCGGTGGGGGTCCCGGCGGCGACGGTCAGCACAGGCCGGAAGTAGAGCTGGGCGGTGGTGCCGACCTGCTCACGGGCCTGCTGAGAGTTCGTCCCCTTGGGGATGTTGACGATGATGTTCTTCGCGCCCTGCGTCTGAACCTCGGCCTCGGAGACGCCCAGACCATTGACACGGCGCTCGATGATGCCGACCGCGGTGTTCATGTTGGTCTCGTTGATGGCGTTCTTGTTGCCGACGGTGTTCTTCGCCTCGAGCGTGATGGTCGTACCGCCCGCCAGGTCGATACCCAGACGCGGGGTGAGCTGACCCGCCCAGAACATTCCGCCTGTGAGCGCGACCATGGCGATCAGAATGAAAGCCAGGGCACGCCCCGGCTTGCTCT
This portion of the Streptomyces sp. NBC_01750 genome encodes:
- the secD gene encoding protein translocase subunit SecD — protein: MAAPNRGRRPAGAQSKPGRALAFILIAMVALTGGMFWAGQLTPRLGIDLAGGTTITLEAKNTVGNKNAINETNMNTAVGIIERRVNGLGVSEAEVQTQGAKNIIVNIPKGTNSQQAREQVGTTAQLYFRPVLTVAAGTPTAPQPTPSASPSGKAKDGKDKATGNKETVNPPSSAKPSATATTQGRAVTDALKAATPTPNPSASGKPKTSEPPKPNPSGDAAGTEKLQKQFLALDCTKKTARVAAGENVKPSDPTVGCGKNSEGVWEKYLLGPAEVNGKDVDDAKATIDQQSGQWIVQMDFTDAGSKKFQKITSRLSQQQPPMNQFAIVLDGEVVSAPSVRQTLSANAEISGSFTQQSAQDLGNILSYGALPLSFHEQSVQTVTAALGGEQLQAGLIAGAIGLALVIIYLVAYYRGLALIAILSLIVSAILTYTIMALLGPGIGFALNLPAVCGAIVAIGITADSFIVYFERIRDEIREGRTLRPAVERAWPRARRTILVSDFVSFLAAAVLFIVTVGKVQGFAFTLGLTTVLDVVVVFLFTKPVMTLLARKKFFASGHPWSGLDPKRLGAKPPLRRSRRGSVPTDPKEA